GTAGCTTTGTCACACATTTAATAAAcaatatacataaaaaaattcGAAGTTAGTATTCCTGCTTTCTGTTGACCTGAATTTGCCTAATCAATTATAGGAAGGACCCCTTTTTCTCGAGTTGTTCCGTGTTATCGCCACCGTCACGATACGGGTGGCTCTGATTTACACTGCCAAACACAGCACAGGTATACCCTGGCTCCAGGCCTGTGCTTTGATTTAGTAGTAGCCATCAGATTTTTCTAACGTGATGTTAAATTGAAGGTTTGCTGGTCGTTAGTTTTGTTACTAATTGCGCTGTCACATGTTACACAGTTCTTTGCGCCTTTGCAATCCTTGGGGCATTTGTTTGACGAAGGAGAAACACGGAAAGCAGGAATCCGCATATTATTTACATCGACAGTATGTATTACAAACTAGACAATACGGCACTTCGTCGGTGATGTGTAATGCTGCTCTTTAGTGTGTAGTTGTTGCATTTTAGCTCCCGTTGGTCCTTGGGAATGTCCTCTagcttgttttttccccttcccattaaaaacattttaactgaGTCACCACTTTTGAGGACATCTTTTTGCTGTTTGTGGTGCTGGGTATGTTTCAGTGTGACACCGTACAGGTGTGTAATATTTGTAAACATAACACCAAAGCTGTGTATGTGTTGTTTCCAATAGAATCACTCAACATACTGTTGTCTGTATGTATGTGCAAATAACATTTCCTGTGtaagctttttgtgtttttgctgacACAAAAGCTGCAACAAGCGACAGCGAGCTTTTTTTTACATGTCTGCAACCAACTTGCAAAACCACCACCTTTTTGCCagaaatgcacagaaaagatgtgtttaaaatatgCAGTTAGAAAATAAAGTGTGGGGAAGTGTGCTAACCGTGGctgtgctttgtgtgttttcagttgGTAGACAGCAATGGGTGGGCTGGGGAACGGGCGTCGTGGCGTAAGGTCACCGCCTCTTATGATTGCCGCTCTGATCGCCTGTATCTTGGTTCTGGGCTTTAACTACTGGGTGTCCAGCTCCCGCAACCTGGAGCTTGAGGTGGGTTAAAAAGTATTCAAACTCTTCCTCATTTCTTATTTCTTTTGCTTgcttacatgttttttttgtttgttttttttacatctttCTTTAATAGTCCTTACTTTGATGTTGTGttacatgtgttttattttaccaATATAAATGTGCCAAGAACTGTTCTCGCTTACTGacttaaaagaaaatataaatactATCATAATTTGGAGGCCTTTGTGACCTTGTAATGATTGCACCAATTctaactttattcttttttctttcacaatcAGTATTCACACATAACTTTGAAAAGAAGTGTCTCCTTTCTTGTAAAATACCTAGAAGTTAGGCAAGGTTTATACTACCTTGCCCTACCGCACCCCAAAAACGACAGATGGGGAAAtattgtttgcttgtttgcgTTTCCACACAATTACCAGGAAGTTATGCAACACATGCAATTATTTATACAGTACTTATACATTTCCTTTTCTGTAAAATACCCATAATTTATGCAGTGCTTAAATttacttaacctcctaagacccaaactcttccacagcatgcatttttaatttctctttgatatttgggcatatcggggcccaatgaatgtaaaaacaaagaattaccaatttttatttttatttttttttaccagatttttgtttctaagaaaaatgagagccacaaatgaggatatttgtttaaaatttcgacagaacagtagcagtataatgtcctcgtaagtcgatatcaggcccttgtagagcaaaattgagtatttggGTTTAAATAACCAAAagtgtgatgtccacatatgtggacgccaggtcctaggaggttaaaatgtaattatttcgTCTTCCCTGTAAAATACCTGAAGTTAGGCAATACTAATTAACTTCACTCCTGCATTACCTAAAATTACTTACAAATTGCTTAAAATTACTTACATAGAacttaaatgtaattaaagtgtaattatttttgtttcctgtGAAAACCTGGGGTAACCTTGTTACCCCATTATTCTAGTGTTCTTACCTTTAAGTACTTAAATACTTAAAGGTAAGTACACTAAAATAACAGGGTAACAGGTTAGGTTTAATTACAGGGTATTGACACCCTTAGTCACAGGTCATATTATAAAGTATTCCAGAATATTTTCCTGAAAGTCATCAAGATGTTCTTTTGGCAAATGTAAGAAGAGCCTTTgagtaattttttcttttttttaaattgtgatttttttttcaccatgtAACTCaaccatggatgccatttttgctcaCTCTCTTTCTTACTATTGAATTATGAACTCTTAACTGAAGCAAGTGagacctgcagttctttagatgttgttctgggttcctTTATGACCTCCTGGATGAATTTTAAGGCGCTCTTGGAGTAATGTTTACCATTTTAATGTTGGTAGGCTGGCCACTcgtgggaaggttcaccactgttccaagttttcttcaattgtggataatggctctcaccgtGTTTCACTTAGACGTGGCTTTGTAACACTTTTCAGATtgatagatgtcagtgactttgtatTTCATCCGTTAAGagtttttgagttttctttaGATTGCAACATGATGTGTTGCTTCTTGAGATATTTTAGCCTATTTCTATTGTCAGATAGGTTCTATTTAACTGATTTCTTAATTCAATGGGTCTGACAGTGAATAGTGAATAGTAACATTGAATCAGTTGAATCAGTATtccaaaaaatgtggttaatctcAGTTAAttgatcatttaaaaactgcatattTATCAAATTTTAACATTTGATGATCTAAAGTATGTAAGGGTGACAAataattaggttttttttttcagtccagtttttgttgtttaataTATTGCATTAAATGGCAAGACATTTCTGTCAAATAAGGTAAGAAAGACTCCTGTTTTAGCTTAATTGACACAGGAAATAAGGTAACACATGCATGTATaactatatatatctatatgcaTAGTTAACCCTTAAAGACTCATTCTGAACCAGGAAGTTTCTGTCATTTTGTTCTCTTCATATGGATGTTATCATGACCCATGACAAATTCTAAATAAGTGGCctatataaaaagcagtaacgTGATACTGATCTTGCTGCATGTGACACAGACTAAACTGTATGAGCTGGAGGGCCAGGTGCGACGTGGAGCAGAcgagatgaagaagaagaaggagttCGAACAGGTGATCGAGAAACAAAAGGATCAGATCAGCAACATACAAAGTCTCTATAAGAGCAAGCTGGAGGGAGCTGAGATCTCCTGCAGCCAACACAaggtgcacacaaacaaaactggTGACAAAAAACCTTTATGTGCACAAACACTACCTCAGAGGTGCTGTCTATCAGCTCTTGTCACAAGGGAATCTGTGGGCAATGAACACACTTTTCTGATTTACTCAATGTTGCGATTCACACCACATAAAGACATTATCAGGGAAAAATTTCATATGAACTATAAATAAGTGTGATAAGTGAGTATTGACATgcgttgtgtgtttgtgtataggCCACACTGCAGCAGAACATTTCCTCCAGTGCAAAAACCATACAGGAACTCAAAGGTAACGTAATGTTTAGCTTCTGCCCCTTTATTTGTTGTAAGTGTTGCGTTGACTTAACAACCATCACATGGCCGCTGAAAAACTGTGCAGTTAATttcatgtatgtgtatgtgtgtctttgtgtgtactGTAGGTCAGCTGAGTTGGCTGAATGATGCTCTGGGGAAACTTGAGAAAGAGCTGCAGAGTTGCCAAGGCAACATCAACACCCTTAATAACAAACTTATGTATGACATGTAAGAAAatgattcattattattattattatcattattattattattttttttaagtacacaGTTATATTTATATGCATCTGTTTGTAAAGAAAGTATGATCACTGCACATGCCACTATAATATGCTACTGTTTACCGTCTGTGTGTTGTGTATGTAGGACTCAGTGTAACGCCCAGGtgctgtcccagaaagagctgtgcAATGAGAGAGTGGCTGCCGCTAAACTTGAAGCTGAGAAGAAAATGCAGAAGCTCATCCATACACCTGTCTCCTCACAGGTGGGTTTGGCTTTCCTGTTAAGCAGCGAAGCATGTGAAAGGATGCAAAGTCATTAGTCTTTCCACATGATTGAGACTTGGGCAGAGGGGTGGAcctaattcttttttttttttttctaaagcacCATTTTTTTGTCACCAACCCCATTATGTTAATCAGGAAAAGGCAAAATTTTAATGTCTTAAAACACTTTCCTACCACACATGATTATCGTCACTACTGTTTTTACATGCAAATGGGGAAATTGAGTTCCTTTTGCTCGTGTTTGTTTGCACATccaggcaaaaaagaaaaaccctctAATTCTGCATGGCAAGAGCTATGGAGCTGTGACACAGCATTTTATATTCATTTCTTAGCAGGAAAATGTTGGAGCAGTGGAAATCAACAAATCAGTCAAGGCCCTGTCTGATGGAATTCCAGCAACTGcttcaagccaaacaccaagtCTCTCTCAACCCAAAGGAAATAAAGTCCACGAACTACTGACAAATGAAATAATGGTGGATATAAgtaagacaaaaaacataaatagtCTGCTTAACTGAAATATACACTTGTACATATTGCGTGTCTAAGCATAGTTAGTGGACAACCTCACAATGCacttgctttttgttattttttttctagttccCAGCGCTCCAGTGGAGCAGCCTACATCAAAGGATCTCtccaaagcagggccagagtCTGTTCCCTCAACTGCTGCATTGAAACAGGAAGACAAACAGCCACAAGAAGGAGCTGACAAAGCAGATGAGGTGGAAGGAGAGACTGGTAAACTTTTGGAGAATAATCTGATTGAAGACAAAGAGAATGAGGCGATGGATGCTCATGAAGAAGATCCTCAGACAGAAGGTAAATAATTTGGATAGTCACACACATTTAATGTATTAGCAGCTGTGTTTTCCTGCCTGGCAATCACACGTCCTGTTGTTTAGTGGAAAGACTTTACCACAAGGCCCAAACCAGTACTAACTGAGCACTCCCTCTTACTGTCTTAAAATTTGAGAAAACTCTTCAGTTTAGTGAACAGATCCTCTTTGTTATGTAACAGCGTTTTTATTAGaggtaatttttttaaaacttcttcCTACAgtgtagggctgtgcgatatgaccaaaatctcacaTCCCGATATGagacatttatcgtcctgacaacgatataaatcataaaaatgtaacattttctgtaaattctgtgaatctcgggcaactcaccttgcgtgaagtgtttccagctgagCGTCCtttacctggagtcgagtgttttaaccgatgcatgaaactatatatttttagacataagttgtaacggccaccattttctttcaaagtttgagtctaaggtttattttttagcacctgacggctcttttttgcttctcatccataaACACTGCATACTCTTTcctgtgattcagtttattttgaaagtctcaacaggatcttgagctttattgtgaaaggtttacgtggaaaacaaacaagcggacagcggagccacgcgatggttttaccgtcattGCTGCTAACGACAACacgtaaaaacaggcgcttgtccgtccatagtgtggttatattaaacataagagaaagagagaactttaagaaattaatatagccactacagtgaccatcaaaacgacgaaaaaatattgctgtaaacagtttattttatggCACCACGAAACAAATGATAGCGTAAtaggaaacgatagacgtttttatatcgtcacccgatatatatcgttatatcgaacatcCCTACTACAGTGTCACATTATTGGTGCTGATCACTCCACAAAAGCTGCTGTACATGTGCACATGTATGCAAGCAACAGTGTTATtatagtttttcattttctaattatgattttattatttcatttttaattttaattttagttagcATCCAGAGTTGATTTTcttatttcagtttagtttttaactgtttgaaAATGCTTAGTTTCTGTGTTAGCTttagtcttttatttattagtCTATGGAGGGAATATGTTAGAGACAAGATTCAGGAAAATcaattcatttaaatgttttttgtttttttgttatttgagTTAACTATAATGTTTTTTCacatctagttttagtttttaagattaattttagTTAACGATAATAATTTCTTTTGCTAATATATTTATAACttggagtgtgtgtgagaaaccaGCATGTTTTACCAACAACCTCACTGACTGAGTAGCAAGAGATTATCTATCTATAGATTTTAGGCTATTCTTATagacttttcagcaaaaacaatgCACTTGTTTTATATGGTTATATTTTGACATCTTTTATaccttttttaatttattttattctatctGTGATTTGTTCTTTCAGAAGCAGACCCTGGAATGGAAGGGATGCTGATTGGTCGAGGAAAGGCTGATGAAACTCAAGCTGGTCAGAAACTTCAGGAACCAGAAGAGTACGACGCAGATGAACAAGTCGTGGGTGGAGAAGATTTAGAAAAACCACAGAACCAACAGGATGAAAATATAGGTATGTGTGTCAAATAAGCATTTAGAGAGTGAGCACATTCTGGTCTCGACAGGCTTTATGCCAGTAGGAAGGGCGATTCTGAATGCCAGAGATAACCACTGTCCTTCAATCAAACTTTATCGTATAGTCCTTGGCAGTCCTAGTATAAATTTTTATGCAAAGTAAAAATGTCATATCGCAATATAATCACTATAGCTATATTTATGTTCTCTAGCGAGCACAACAACAGAACAAGCACAGGCAATAGCTGATTGTCAGCCTTCCCTGGTGATTTAGTAACTAATAAGGAAGCTACTTCAACAACTTTTACTAAAGCACAGTACTTTGCAAaatatgtaaaaagaaaaaaaaaagtggaaacaGTACACACTGTTTCATCATTTGAGGCAAAATGCACTTTTGAGTACTACCAATAAGGAGACGTAGCA
This region of Pelmatolapia mariae isolate MD_Pm_ZW linkage group LG12, Pm_UMD_F_2, whole genome shotgun sequence genomic DNA includes:
- the golm1 gene encoding Golgi membrane protein 1 isoform X1 — its product is MGGLGNGRRGVRSPPLMIAALIACILVLGFNYWVSSSRNLELETKLYELEGQVRRGADEMKKKKEFEQVIEKQKDQISNIQSLYKSKLEGAEISCSQHKATLQQNISSSAKTIQELKGQLSWLNDALGKLEKELQSCQGNINTLNNKLMYDMTQCNAQVLSQKELCNERVAAAKLEAEKKMQKLIHTPVSSQQENVGAVEINKSVKALSDGIPATASSQTPSLSQPKGNKVHELLTNEIMVDIIPSAPVEQPTSKDLSKAGPESVPSTAALKQEDKQPQEGADKADEVEGETGKLLENNLIEDKENEAMDAHEEDPQTEEADPGMEGMLIGRGKADETQAGQKLQEPEEYDADEQVVGGEDLEKPQNQQDENIDKVMEDELADYNGDDENEGEPEADKQAELAQN
- the golm1 gene encoding Golgi membrane protein 1 isoform X3 codes for the protein MGGLGNGRRGVRSPPLMIAALIACILVLGFNYWVSSSRNLELETKLYELEGQVRRGADEMKKKKEFEQATLQQNISSSAKTIQELKGQLSWLNDALGKLEKELQSCQGNINTLNNKLMYDMTQCNAQVLSQKELCNERVAAAKLEAEKKMQKLIHTPVSSQQENVGAVEINKSVKALSDGIPATASSQTPSLSQPKGNKVHELLTNEIMVDIIPSAPVEQPTSKDLSKAGPESVPSTAALKQEDKQPQEGADKADEVEGETGKLLENNLIEDKENEAMDAHEEDPQTEEADPGMEGMLIGRGKADETQAGQKLQEPEEYDADEQVVGGEDLEKPQNQQDENIDKVMEDELADYNGDDENEGEPEADKQAELAQN
- the golm1 gene encoding Golgi membrane protein 1 isoform X2; translation: MGGLGNGRRGVRSPPLMIAALIACILVLGFNYWVSSSRNLELETKLYELEGQVRRGADEMKKKKEFEQVIEKQKDQISNIQSLYKSKLEGAEISCSQHKATLQQNISSSAKTIQELKGQLSWLNDALGKLEKELQSCQGNINTLNNKLMYDMTQCNAQVLSQKELCNERVAAAKLEAEKKMQKLIHTPVSSQENVGAVEINKSVKALSDGIPATASSQTPSLSQPKGNKVHELLTNEIMVDIIPSAPVEQPTSKDLSKAGPESVPSTAALKQEDKQPQEGADKADEVEGETGKLLENNLIEDKENEAMDAHEEDPQTEEADPGMEGMLIGRGKADETQAGQKLQEPEEYDADEQVVGGEDLEKPQNQQDENIDKVMEDELADYNGDDENEGEPEADKQAELAQN